One genomic region from Terriglobales bacterium encodes:
- a CDS encoding NAD(P)-dependent oxidoreductase — protein sequence MRIAFLGLGIMGKAMAQNLAKAGHELRVWNRSPGKSVDGAHPASTPKEAAKDAEIVWLCVSDTKAVEEVLFGEDGVIESLKAGAIVVDSSTILPDASLKFAERVRQKGADFVDAPMTGSKVGAESGQLIFIVGAREETFEKLQPLFSVMGKSAVRVGANGKGLAAKLSMNLMIALTYEGFAEALVLAKKQGVDLKPLMSLINQSMVRSGVVDYKAPFVMARDFSANFPMRLMHKDIRLMLEAARQNGVKLPGLETVDKVYESSTREGNADLDYAATLMTLEKAAGVS from the coding sequence ATGCGAATTGCATTTCTCGGATTGGGAATCATGGGCAAGGCTATGGCCCAAAACCTGGCTAAGGCCGGTCATGAACTGAGAGTATGGAACCGTTCCCCAGGCAAGTCGGTAGACGGTGCCCACCCCGCTTCGACTCCCAAAGAAGCTGCGAAGGATGCTGAGATTGTCTGGCTCTGCGTGTCTGACACGAAGGCTGTGGAAGAGGTGTTGTTCGGAGAGGACGGAGTGATCGAGTCGTTGAAGGCCGGTGCAATCGTTGTTGACTCCAGCACGATCCTCCCCGACGCCAGCCTCAAGTTCGCGGAACGAGTACGACAAAAGGGGGCCGATTTCGTCGACGCTCCAATGACGGGTTCCAAAGTGGGAGCCGAGAGCGGCCAGCTTATCTTTATCGTCGGGGCTCGCGAAGAAACGTTTGAGAAGCTGCAGCCGCTCTTCAGCGTAATGGGAAAAAGCGCGGTGCGCGTAGGCGCAAATGGCAAAGGGTTAGCGGCAAAGCTATCAATGAATCTGATGATCGCGCTTACTTACGAAGGATTTGCCGAAGCTCTGGTTTTGGCGAAAAAACAGGGCGTCGACCTGAAGCCCCTCATGAGTTTGATTAACCAGTCGATGGTCCGATCCGGAGTTGTGGACTACAAAGCCCCGTTCGTAATGGCGCGAGATTTCTCCGCCAATTTCCCCATGCGGCTGATGCACAAAGATATTCGTCTCATGCTCGAGGCAGCGCGGCAAAACGGAGTGAAGCTTCCCGGACTTGAAACCGTCGACAAGGTTTATGAATCCTCGACGCGCGAAGGCAATGCCGACCTGGACTACGCTGCCACTCTCATGACGCTGGAAAAAGCGGCGGGTGTGAGCTGA